DNA from Brevibacterium sp. 'Marine':
GATGGTGCTAGTTATGCTCGGTTGCAGAACGCTTTAGAAAAGTACAACAAGCCTATTGTCGTTTTTGGCCTTGGTATGCAGTCAGCTACTACCAATATTGAGGACGTCTGGTTACCGCGAGAAGCTGTGGAGTTAATGCAGTTTCTGTCGTCGCGTGCCCCATTGCTTGGGGTTCGGGGAGAGTTCACCAAGCGTGTACTCGTTGAATTGTGCGGCGTAAAGAATGCGTTTGTGACTGGTTGTCCCTCCTTATACAGTCGTCCGACAGCGATTCGGGATTTGTGGGAAATGCACAAAGAAGGGGGTACCAGATTCGATAGGCTTCGGGGCGTTGCTTCTGCCAATGTCACTAATCTGGCACGGGAGTCCGAGCGTCGTATCTTGGCATCGGCCATTCGGTCTAATCACTACCTAGTCGAACCGGTCTCAAGGGTTGGTTATGAATATCACGTCGCACTCCAGCGAGGCGAAGATGCCGAACTTCCATATTATTTCAAAGCTATGTTGAAAGATCGGTCTTATGGCTTGTCCCGTAAAAGTGTGGAGTATTACTATCGCTCGAATTATCGATACTTCCGACATACAGCACCCTGGTTGGAGTTCAACTCCGAATTCTGCAGCTGGAGTTACGGTTCACGGTTCCACGTAAACATGGCGACGCTATTAAGCGGAAGGCCGGCATTGTGGTTGACCCATGATGCTCGCACAGTGGAGTTGACATCTTTCATGGGCCTCCCGAATTACGACTTGGAGTCCGCTTCGGAACTTTCCGAATCCGAACTGTATCGCGAGATGAATCTAGATCTGTTGTTCGATAAAATACCGTGGTTATTTCAGAACTTTTCCACCTATCTTTCGGAGAATGGTCTAAATGGTGTAGCGTCGCCAATCTGAGTTCATTTATATATTCGGTCAGTTCTTACAAGGGTTGGCGGAGCTACAGCAGCTCTTGGCTTTGTGGAGACGGGCGCTTGTGAGGCGCGCATATTCGATGTAGTCGATCAACTAATGGGAGTAAAGATATGGAAGCGTCTTTTACAGGAGTCAGATGGGAGGGGACTACTCTCTCGTTTGATGCGGATTTGGGTTCTCTTTCTAAGGAGTTATGGATATCGCTGCCAGCGGGGACTCCGAGGCCAAACGATGACCTAATTGCTGGGTTCTTTGCTTCCCTGGCGGGTCCGGAGTTGGATAGTATCAACATGGAGCTATCCGTGTCTCCCGCAATCGTTGACGTGATTGAAGAATTTTGCGGTTGCAAAGTTCATTGTGATCTTGCAATCGAAAGTGTTGACTGGCGCACGGGCTTCGCTGAGCATGCTGTTTCGTTTTCGGGGGGCTTCGACTCGCTTGCCGCTTGGACTCTGCTCCCCGGGGATCCGACACTGATTTCAATGGATTTCGGTGGTTGGTTTAAACGAGAGACCGAGTTTTTTGTTGAGTTTAGTCCTCAGGTTGTCAGCACGAACTTCCGAATGGAAGGTTTTGGCCGTCGAAGCTGGATTTTTATGCTCGCTGGTGTGATTTTGTTAAAGCAGCATCTGAATATTGGTCGCTATACGACTGGAAGCATTCTAGAGAGTTCTCCTTGGAACTATCGGAAGAATATCGATCAGACATTTAAAGCCGCTCCTTTGTTGCATGGTTTTGGGTTTGAGCAAGTTAATACCACTCTTGGGATAACTGAAGTCGGTACGACTTTACTTGCTATGCGTCATTACCCCAACCTGATTGGTCGATCGCTTGACAGCTTAGCCGCTCCGGGCAGTGGCAAGAGTCTGCGGAAGCAAATGCTTGTTGAATCGCTTTATCGGGAAAAAAAGGCGGACTTGAATGTTCAGCCCGTGGTGGCCTCCGTGGATAGTCCGCCATTGAAGTGGGGCCAGAGTCTTACTGATGATATGTTGACTCCATACATGATTAAGCATTGTGGCCTGGAGGCATCGCGGCGATTGATGGCAGATATCCCTGATGACGTCATTTCACTAGCTCAGAATAGTAGGCTTCACTTCTATGAGCGTTATCATACTGGTTTATACATGGGCATTCCTGAAGAGATAGGATCTCACCTCAGGGAAACGCTTTATGATTCTGGCATAGTGCCGTTTACTGAACTTGACTGGTTGGAGTACCGAACTCTTACCGAGCTGCTGTCCGCGTACCATGAACTGAATATTAATTGACTTTTGTCGGATAGTGTTGGTATCGCGGTGGTGTTCGGTGTTTAGGATTGGTTTGAGACAGAGATAGCATTTTCGCGGCCGGTAGTCGGTTCGCGAGTTTCTCGATCGGTGGATGGTTAGGTTCACTATTGTGCGGTCCAACGTGGTCAGTATCCTAGCGAGGCTAGATGGCGGAAGAAGTCAGCCAGTTCGTTGCTGGCCAGAGTGTTTTTCCTGAGTTGCTTCACTCTAGACAATATGAGGGAAGGGTGGGGCCGGGGCCTCCGTGCATCAAAGCATTCGTGGGTTACCCAGCCACAGGCACCCTCCTACCGGGAGCACTGGCTTCGGGTGTGTACTGGTGGAGCCACATTTGAGCTCTTGGAGGTCCCGACATGCTCAAGACTACCTTTATCGGACTCGACGTTCAGCTGATTGTACGGGATGACACTATGGGCAGCCAGGCCAGCCGGCTGAGCGACGCTCGGTTTTAGACCACGGGAAGCTCCGGTTCGAATAATCGTCATGAGGTAGTCAATCCTCAAATATCAGTCTGGCCATGTGTGTATAGAAGTGGCGTTCTGTAGCAGGTGTGTAACGAAGCGGTGTGTAACCTCGCTACATCGTGGACACTGAATCTCACCTCTTCGGGGACACCAGATCTCAGAGCTTTGTATGTCGCTCCACGGCTGCTACCGAATTCGGCTTCTTAGCACAACGACGCGTCTGAACCTCGGCCCCTGCCGCGGCGGTACTCTTACATGCCCGGGTACGACGACATGCGATCCGGGAAAATATCGTTCTGCCTCTTGACTATTGGGCCCACATATCAGTGTCCCAATTCCACGCAATACAACTCTCTCACCAGTACTAATGCCGAATCAATACCCAATAATCGGCCTAGGTGCAGCAAGCCAGGGGTCCAACGGGGTCAGTATCCTAGCGAGGCTAGATAGCGGAATAAGTCAGCCAGTTCGTTGTTGGCCAGAGTGTTTTTGAGAGCTGGCACTGCCTCGGGGTCGAAGTCGATGATGACCGTGCCGTCATCCTCGCGACGTGAGTTCGTGGGCACGGTGACCACCGCGATGTCGTCCTTCTGCAGGGTGCGGAGGCCGTTGGCGATCTTGACGAGATCACTCGTGGTCAGCTCGGCGTTGCGCTGAATACCTGACGCGAAATGTCCGAGCACGGCCGCGCCCTTGTTCGGATCTTTGACCAGCCCGCCTGACTTGAGTGTTTGAACGAGCGCACGCACGACCGCACGTTGATTGCGTGTGCGCGTCTGGCCGGCATCATCGACCGGGTCTGCCGCAGTGAAGATCGCCGATGTCGCTCCGTCGAGGTTATTCGTCCCCTCGACGAAATCGGTGCCGCCGGCGCTGAACGCAACTCGGCTGTAGACCTGCAGGCCGCCGATTTCATCGATGACGCGTCCGAGCGCGTCTGCCTCCAGCTGTGCGATGTGATCGATGCGGACGCCAAGGAACTCCTCAACCATGGCGACGACGACCGGCCACCCACCTTCGTCGACGATGGTGCCGAACGTCTGACCTGCTTCGATCTGTGTGGAGGGATTGAGCACGAGCACGGCAGCGAATTCACCGGCGGCGGGAACATGGATGACAGCGAAAGTGTCACCTTGGCTCGATGACTGCGGAGCCGCCTCGGCGGGGTTTCCGGGATTCGTCACCCGAAGCATCAGGGTGCGGGAGTCGTCCGCGCTGGGACGGATGTCTGCGGGTGGGAAGGCAGCCTCGGCGGGAATGGTCTTCGATGCGTCATCGAACTCGGCGCGGGCGGAGTTGAGGTCCTTGAGAGAACCGATGGCGGAAACCATCTTCGTCAGCTTGGCCATGGCAGTCCTACTTCCTCTGTCCGGTCATTTGGTGCTGGTCTCAATAGTAGCCGCGGGTGAGATCGGCTCGTGTACCGATCTCACCCGCGGTGAGGACTGCTGTGCTGGGTCGCTGAAGTCAGCGGACGTGCGCTGGTTCAGCGGAGGCCGAAGAGCTTTCCTAAGCCGTTTCCGGACGGTTGAGCATCCGGCTGCTTGGTCTCCGGTGTCTTCTCTGCCGGCTTGTCAGCGGGCTTGACCGGCGGCGGGGGAGGGAACTCCTTGCCGGCGGGCTCAGCGGTCGGGGCTGCCTCCGGGGTCTTCGGCGCTGGAGGGGCGGTCTCGTCGGCCTCGTCCTCATCGGCGGGGGCCGCCTCGGCGAGGTTCTTGATCAGGGAGAGCTCGAACTCGAGGGTGATCTTGTCACTGACGAGCACGCCACCGGAATCGAGCGTCGTATTCCAGGTCACGCCCCAGTCCTTGCGGTCGATGCGGCGCGAGCCCTCGAGGCCGGCACGCAGGTTGCCGAAGGGATCGGTCTCGACGCCGATGAGCTCGAGCGGAACCGACACGGTCTTCGTCATGTCACGGATCGTCAGCTCACCGGTGACGATGTAGGAGCCTTCCTCGACCTCGTCGATGGCGGAGGAGACGAAACGGATCTCCGGGTAGGTCTCCACATCGAAGAAGTCCGCCGAACGCAGGTGCTCGTCGCGACCCTCGCTGCGGGTGTCGATGCTCGCGGTCTGGATGATGACCTCGGCGGTCGAGTCGGCAAGATCCTCGGCGATGTCGGCCGAACCGGAGACATCATTGAACGCTCCACGCACACGCGAGACCATGGCGTGGCGTGTGGAGAATCCCAGTCGAGAATGTGAGGGATCGATGTCCCAATGACCTGTGATCCCAGGATTTTCTGTCATGGGGGATAGCTCCTTCGGTTCCTCCGCGCTCCTGTGGGGGAGGCTGTCGTAGTCGGTGTGCCAATTCGCAGATCGAGCGATCATTGAAAAAGCAATCGCCTACGTAGTCTTACACGGGCGGTCGGGTGAGTGCCACCTCGCCGGCGGTAAGCTCGGCGGGGTCGCGCTGACGTCGACTCGGCGGCCGGACGATTTCAGAAAAACTCCCGTCACAGAACCGGCATTCGATGTCGGGGAGAAGTCAATCCAACAGTGCTGCGACGAAGGGGACGGCGTAATTCCAGTCGTCTCCGTCCGGATCGGCAATTCCCGCCTTGTCCAGCCAGGTCTGGTCAGCCTGGGGGTGAGGGCCGACCAGACCTGCCATACCGTCACCGTGGTCGTAGCGTGCTGCGGCGATGTCGCCGTTGCCATAGCGCGCGAACACGTCGGCGCGATCCCCGGGTGGAGGAAGGACTGCGCCCTCTTGGAAGAATGTCTGGCGATGATGACCGTCCCACGCGACGTCGACCACGGTCTCTCTGCTGTCGGTGACTGGGAATTCGGGACGGCCGACCTCACCGTCGAGGTCCGATTCGACGAGGCCGAAGGCGACCGGCCCCGCCAGGTAGGCTCCCATGCACAGACCGAGGTAACGACCGCCGTCTGCAACATACTGTTCAAGGCCCCCGACGAATCGAGGCGGCAGCGCTTCGGCGGCAGCGTCGATGTCATCCCCGCCACCGGGTTGGACGTAGAGGTCCACGTCTGCAAGGGAATCGGCCTGCAGCGGCAGACGTTCACCGCGACCGATGAAGACCACCTCGGCGTCGGTGAACGAGGCTCTCAGCCGTTGTGCGACCGTCTCGGGGCACCCGTCGCACGCGGCCTCACCGCGGTACACGGCCACGAGCGGGGAATCTGGACTTGAAGTGTCTGCGGCGGCGCAGCCCACGGAGCCGGTCGCGGTGAAGAGACTGACCAAGAGAGCTGCACCGGCTCGTCGGATGGGGGCGGTCATGACGCTAGGCCCGGGGCATACCCGGACTCCTCGGACACAGATGGGGGAGTTCCGCAGGTTGCGATCATCGTTTCGCACTAGGTTAGTTGTCGGAACGGCGAGAGGCAGTTGAGAGTATTCCGGCGATTCCCTGCCCGGCTCGATCACCGGAGATCAGTGCGCCTTGGATCGAGCCGGTGTCACGGTGGTCGCCGCAGACGAATATTCTCTCGGAGATCCGCTGCACGGATCGGTCGATCAGAGGGGGAGCCGAGGCCGGCAGTGCGTGCGGAAGCCGATGATTGATCAGGACCTGCCACCGGCGCGTCGACGTGCCGTAGATGCGTTCGAGGTGCTGTCGGATCTCCCGTTCGTCGGCCAGACCGTCGGGCCGATCGAGCAGAGTCGTCGCCTCAATGAGCGCCGATCCCGCAGGTGCGTAGCTCGGTGCTGCATTTGAGACCACTGCCGTGTGCCAGACGGGCCCATCTGGGCCTCCTTGGGGAGCCGAGGCATCCAGCACCAACAGCGGATCCTCGAGTGGTGGCTCCGGAGCTTGGAACCACCAGGTCGTCAGTCCGCGTGTAGGAGGAGTCTTCTCGACGGTCAGTTCCTCGAGATCCTCAGCACCGACCGCGGTGACAGCGACACGCGCTCGTATCCGTCCCTGGTCGGTGTCGACTTCCACACCATCATCGGTCTCGCGAAGGTCTCGTACGGCGGTGTTCACGCGCACGGGCGTTTCGAGAGAAGCCGCCATCTGTTCGGGTAGAGCCGCCATGCCTTTCCTGGGCAGACCGGGGATCGCGCGCACGAATGATCTCATCAGCAGTCGAGCATAGTTCGCCGAGCTCGCGCCAGTACTGTCGGCCAGCACACCGGCGAGGAACGTGTCGATGACGTCTCGGCGCAAAGCTCCCGTGACTCCCGCAGCCTCCAAAGATTCGGCGAGAGTTGAGTCCCGCGTTGCGCGCGAGGCTGACGATGGCCGCAGCAGAGTCGGACCGAGCCATCGCAGAAGTCCGCGGATCTCCTTCGGTCTGAGCAGTCCGGAACTCAAACCGGATGACTCGGTGCCACGTCGGCTCAAGGATGCGCGCAGCGTGGTCAGACGCTGTCCCTTGCGGACCATCACTCCTGCCCCGAAAGTCTGCAGGTCCAGTGAGGCGACGTCGATGAAAGCGCGCACTGCAGGGTACGCGGGGTTGAGCAGCTGAAACCCACGGTCACAGAGGAACCCGTCGATTCGATCGGTGCGCACGCGGCCGCCCACATCATCACTCGATTCGCAGACCTGGACAGTCAAACCGTTGCGCTGCAACCGTCTGGCACATTGCAGGCCCGCGAGACCTGCTCCCACGACTACGACGTCGGCGTCCACGATTCCCCTCTTCTCGGTTCGACACCAGCATACGCGTCGCGCCACCGTGAAACATCGAGTCATCAGAACAGTGGGAACTCAGAGACCGAGAACGCCGAGTCAGGTCACAGCGGGCGTGCCGACGACCTCGAAAGATAGCGGAGATGTCCGAGACGCTGATGCAGATCTCGCCAACGGGAATGCCGCGGATCGCGGCGACTCCAGCAGGAACCGGGAGTGTCCGGAGATGGAGTAGTTGCGCAGCAGCGAATGCTTCCTCCGGAGCGGGACTCACAGGGACATCTTCAGCTGGGGTTCATCGAAGAATCACATGTTCCAGTGGGTCTGCACAGTCATGTGGTCCACTAAGACGAATTGCTGGTGGCGATCGGACCCCGATATGAATGGCCCTACGAAGAGGGCAGATCAATTTGCAAGAACTGGCCGCGACCGCGCTTGTGACGAGGGAACCCGGGTCGGGAACGTATGAGGCTGCGCGGGATCTCCTCGTCGATCATGTGCCAGTCGAACCAGCTCTGGTGCTCAGCAGCAATGCGGCGGTCCGAGTCGCCGTCGCCTCGGATACTGGTCCGGCCATACTGAGCGAACTCGCTTTACGGGGTCATCTCGCCCGTGGTCATTTGCTGCGTGTGCCGTTCGAGGGGAGTGGCATCACCCGCCCTCTCACCGCGGTTTGGCCCGGTTCGCGGCGCCTCCCTCGACGTCGGCCCACACCTTGTGCCAATGCTCTGCGAGGCTGCTGAGCGTCTCATGCGCATTCAGCCCGCTGGGATGGGGAAGAGCCCATAAAGAGGTTTGATCAGGCCAACCATTGAGCTGGTTGGTGTCCTGTCTGCCCACCACCGCACGAGGAAGATCGAACGCTTTCCGGAAGGCCGTGATCCCGACGACGGCTACGGAGAGGGGGAGCAGAGTGCTCACTCGACTCACCGTCCTCTGGCCACCGCGGCGAAGTTCAGCATCATCGAGCTCAGCGGCTCGGGCGGTGGGCCGAGAGACCAAATTCGTCATGGCGAGGCCGCGCTCCGCGAGCATCCTCTCATCTGCGCTGCTCAACCCGCGAGATGCGTCGACCACGGTTTCAGTGACCCCGGCGCGATGGAGCGAAGGCCAGAAGCGATTCCCCGGTCGGGCAAAGGGCGCGTTGACGGCAATGGTCCACGGGCTCGGATTGATCCCGACGATGAGGAGGCGTATTTTTCCCCTGCACAGTTCATCGTCTGGGTAGGGAAGAACGTCTTCACGGCCCCTGCCGCAAAGACTGGCCCGTTCGAGGTCGGACCGACCGGGTCTACGTCCCTCCAGCGATGACGGCGTGCGCCAGGGTTGCCAGTCGTCTGGAACACTCGTGTGCATGCGCTCAGTCTAATTCTCGGCCTGTCAGTGTGGCCGACTGGGTCGCATGCGGATCCGAACGGAGCTTCAGTGCTTGAGGCTCACTCCAAGCCGCGCTTTCCGTTTCGAAGTTCGGTGGGGGCAGAGCTTCATTTCATCGCTCGCGCGGAATTCCCAGCGGAGGATTCCCGGTCGAGTCGAAGGGGCTATCGCGTTCACGTCATCGCTGACAGACTTGGTCAAGAGCTTCAACTATCTTCCCCGGTTGCGGGCGCATCTGTTCACAGAACGCGAGACGACACCAGCCCCAGCGATTGCGTCTGCGACACGGTTGCTCGACAGCATGCCATAGGAGGACAGACAGCATGAACGAAACTTCTACCGATCAACGGACCGCGGGCGAGGACTCCGTGGCACGAACCTACGAAGTCGTGATCGTCGGCGCCGGATTCGCTGGCCTCGAAGCAGCCAAGCGCCTCGGGCGGGCCGGAGTCGACGTGCTCTTGCTCGATCAGAACAACTATCACCAGTTCCAGCCCCTGTTGTACCAAGTGGCAACCGCCCAGATCGCCCTTTCAACGGTGGCTCGCCCCCTGCGCTCCATCCTCCACCGGGAGCGGAAGCATGTCACAATTCGCACGGCGCAAGTAGTTGCGCTCAATGCAGCGAAGAAAACGGTCACCACCGCAGACGGTGTGCGCTACCGAGCGGAGATCTTGGTGATCTCCTCGGGTGCGGAGCCGAACTTCTTCGATACTCCCGGAGCGGAAGAACACGCCTACCCCCTGTATTCGGTCGACGACGCCGCCCGATTGTCATCAGCACTGCTCGGAGCTTTGGAACGAGCATCGGCGAACCACGACCACTCCACAAACCAGAATTTCACGGTTGCCGTCGTGGGCGCGGGTCCCAATGGTGTGGAAACTGCCGGGGCCATCGCCGAAAACATCAGGGACGTAGTCGGCAAGTACTACTCGCACAGTTTCGCTTCGTCGTGCGCGGTTCACCTGGTGGACATGGTCGACACTGTGCTGCCGCCCTTCTCGCAGACGTCCCAGCAATACACCAGGAACCGGTTGGAGAAACTCGGCGTCAAGGTGCATTTGGGAAGTGCTGTCTCGGAAGTCTCCGATACAGATATCTCCCTTGCTGATGGGACGAAGATCGATGCGGAAATCGTCGTCTGGGCCGCCGGATTGAAAGCCTCGCACCTACTGGAGCCTGCCGGACTCACGACCGGTCGTGGGGGACGGATCGATGTGGCCAAAGACCTCACGGCACCGGAGTGCCAGGGAGTCTATGTCTTAGGCGATGCCGCCAATATCGTTGATGCCAAGGATCGGAAGCTGCCGCAGTTGGGCTCGGTCGCCAAACAGTCGGGCCGATGGGCGGCAGAGAATATTCGAGCCGACCTGACTGGACGGCCTCGCCGCGAATTCAAGTTCGTCGATATGGGGTATATGGCGATGATCGGTCGAGGGCAGTCGGTGGCCGAGCTGACTCCGCGCCGATACCAAGTGCAGGGAATGCCGGCGTTCCTTGGCTGGCTGGCAGTCCACGCAGGTCTTCTCTCAGGCTGGCAGCAACGTGCCGCAGCGGTGGTGTCCTGGGCTCGTGACTATCTGACGACGAGTCGTCCTCACGCCGTGATCTATCGACCGGAGGCCTATGAGATCGCCAGGTATGCCCGAACAGACGATTCATCCACGGTCTGAGGCCAATCTGAGATTGTTCACCGGGCGCACTCTACGGTGCGCCCGGTTCAATACGCGCTGGTTGAGTATCTCCACGGCCGCCCTGGACTGTGACTCCTTTCTTGGACTCCGTCAGTATTGGGAGCATCGAGCATCGCGTGGCCTGGTTGCTCTTATCTAACTGGTCGGATGTGAGGGGCAGTCGCGGAACCGTTGGACTGCTAGATTGTGACCATGAGCACAGAAAAGATAACGACGCGACCCGACTTTCCCCGACCTGGGCGGGCACAGGCTCCCACAGGTGACGATGTCGAAAAGGTCTTTGAGCGTTTCTCTCCCACTTACGAGCAGCAAGCAGCGGATGTCTGGGATGCGCTGGAAGAGCAGGATCTGAAAGTCTGGATCACCGACGGTGGTGAGCACGATGGCGAGATGATCTGCGCCGGTCGAGCATACGATGACGCGGCGTTGGTGATCCATCTCGAAGACCCCAACGAGGCACTGGCTGTCGCAGCGGCCCGGGAGGCGGGGAAGCTTGACGACTACATCGCCTCTGGGCTGGCCTGAAAGTCGAAGCAGTCGTCACCGTCTGCGGTTCCTTGATACCCGGGTGAAGAGGACGATTCCCCTGTTGCTTCAAACCGCGCCGCCACACCCCTGATGAGTCAGATCGCTTCGCGCAGGACGTCCCGCAATAGTGCCAGCGCCCGTTCCTGGGTCTGAGCGAGGATCGCGATCGGTTCACCGGAGAAGACCTGTCGTTGGGAATAAACTTCGGATCCGACAGCG
Protein-coding regions in this window:
- a CDS encoding BPL-N domain-containing protein, which produces MTAPIRRAGAALLVSLFTATGSVGCAAADTSSPDSPLVAVYRGEAACDGCPETVAQRLRASFTDAEVVFIGRGERLPLQADSLADVDLYVQPGGGDDIDAAAEALPPRFVGGLEQYVADGGRYLGLCMGAYLAGPVAFGLVESDLDGEVGRPEFPVTDSRETVVDVAWDGHHRQTFFQEGAVLPPPGDRADVFARYGNGDIAAARYDHGDGMAGLVGPHPQADQTWLDKAGIADPDGDDWNYAVPFVAALLD
- a CDS encoding polysaccharide pyruvyl transferase family protein; the protein is MKDEREMQTVGVMGGKWHMPLSYPGEIEGNAGDMIHTMAPLEILSGSVYSSDPMFKLSGARTFRQFVNDRGTHLVIVLANILRNGREDGASYARLQNALEKYNKPIVVFGLGMQSATTNIEDVWLPREAVELMQFLSSRAPLLGVRGEFTKRVLVELCGVKNAFVTGCPSLYSRPTAIRDLWEMHKEGGTRFDRLRGVASANVTNLARESERRILASAIRSNHYLVEPVSRVGYEYHVALQRGEDAELPYYFKAMLKDRSYGLSRKSVEYYYRSNYRYFRHTAPWLEFNSEFCSWSYGSRFHVNMATLLSGRPALWLTHDARTVELTSFMGLPNYDLESASELSESELYREMNLDLLFDKIPWLFQNFSTYLSENGLNGVASPI
- a CDS encoding NAD(P)/FAD-dependent oxidoreductase — its product is MARRVCWCRTEKRGIVDADVVVVGAGLAGLQCARRLQRNGLTVQVCESSDDVGGRVRTDRIDGFLCDRGFQLLNPAYPAVRAFIDVASLDLQTFGAGVMVRKGQRLTTLRASLSRRGTESSGLSSGLLRPKEIRGLLRWLGPTLLRPSSASRATRDSTLAESLEAAGVTGALRRDVIDTFLAGVLADSTGASSANYARLLMRSFVRAIPGLPRKGMAALPEQMAASLETPVRVNTAVRDLRETDDGVEVDTDQGRIRARVAVTAVGAEDLEELTVEKTPPTRGLTTWWFQAPEPPLEDPLLVLDASAPQGGPDGPVWHTAVVSNAAPSYAPAGSALIEATTLLDRPDGLADEREIRQHLERIYGTSTRRWQVLINHRLPHALPASAPPLIDRSVQRISERIFVCGDHRDTGSIQGALISGDRAGQGIAGILSTASRRSDN
- a CDS encoding LCP family protein, with amino-acid sequence MAKLTKMVSAIGSLKDLNSARAEFDDASKTIPAEAAFPPADIRPSADDSRTLMLRVTNPGNPAEAAPQSSSQGDTFAVIHVPAAGEFAAVLVLNPSTQIEAGQTFGTIVDEGGWPVVVAMVEEFLGVRIDHIAQLEADALGRVIDEIGGLQVYSRVAFSAGGTDFVEGTNNLDGATSAIFTAADPVDDAGQTRTRNQRAVVRALVQTLKSGGLVKDPNKGAAVLGHFASGIQRNAELTTSDLVKIANGLRTLQKDDIAVVTVPTNSRREDDGTVIIDFDPEAVPALKNTLANNELADLFRYLASLGY
- a CDS encoding NAD(P)/FAD-dependent oxidoreductase, whose protein sequence is MARTYEVVIVGAGFAGLEAAKRLGRAGVDVLLLDQNNYHQFQPLLYQVATAQIALSTVARPLRSILHRERKHVTIRTAQVVALNAAKKTVTTADGVRYRAEILVISSGAEPNFFDTPGAEEHAYPLYSVDDAARLSSALLGALERASANHDHSTNQNFTVAVVGAGPNGVETAGAIAENIRDVVGKYYSHSFASSCAVHLVDMVDTVLPPFSQTSQQYTRNRLEKLGVKVHLGSAVSEVSDTDISLADGTKIDAEIVVWAAGLKASHLLEPAGLTTGRGGRIDVAKDLTAPECQGVYVLGDAANIVDAKDRKLPQLGSVAKQSGRWAAENIRADLTGRPRREFKFVDMGYMAMIGRGQSVAELTPRRYQVQGMPAFLGWLAVHAGLLSGWQQRAAAVVSWARDYLTTSRPHAVIYRPEAYEIARYARTDDSSTV
- a CDS encoding YceI family protein, with the protein product MTENPGITGHWDIDPSHSRLGFSTRHAMVSRVRGAFNDVSGSADIAEDLADSTAEVIIQTASIDTRSEGRDEHLRSADFFDVETYPEIRFVSSAIDEVEEGSYIVTGELTIRDMTKTVSVPLELIGVETDPFGNLRAGLEGSRRIDRKDWGVTWNTTLDSGGVLVSDKITLEFELSLIKNLAEAAPADEDEADETAPPAPKTPEAAPTAEPAGKEFPPPPPVKPADKPAEKTPETKQPDAQPSGNGLGKLFGLR
- a CDS encoding mismatch-specific DNA-glycosylase, whose product is MHTSVPDDWQPWRTPSSLEGRRPGRSDLERASLCGRGREDVLPYPDDELCRGKIRLLIVGINPSPWTIAVNAPFARPGNRFWPSLHRAGVTETVVDASRGLSSADERMLAERGLAMTNLVSRPTARAAELDDAELRRGGQRTVSRVSTLLPLSVAVVGITAFRKAFDLPRAVVGRQDTNQLNGWPDQTSLWALPHPSGLNAHETLSSLAEHWHKVWADVEGGAANRAKPR